A genomic segment from Gemmatimonas aurantiaca encodes:
- a CDS encoding imidazoleglycerol-phosphate dehydratase: MTVVVRESNETKIRLSITRGTGRATVSTGEPFLDHMLVAFARYAGVDLDVQATGDLRHHLIEDVAITLGQAVAAFAPAGCARYGERTVPMDDALVQVVLDIGGRPYYRGPLPSKLYDHFLRSFADNAKATVHVRVLRGTDRHHIVEAAMKGLGLALREALVETGAVFSTKGSVTLGITD; the protein is encoded by the coding sequence ATGACCGTCGTGGTGCGGGAATCGAACGAAACGAAGATCCGGTTGAGCATCACCAGGGGAACCGGCCGTGCCACCGTGTCCACGGGGGAGCCGTTTCTCGATCACATGCTGGTGGCGTTTGCGCGGTACGCGGGTGTGGATCTCGACGTGCAGGCCACGGGCGATCTGCGTCATCATCTCATCGAGGATGTGGCCATCACGCTGGGGCAGGCGGTGGCCGCGTTCGCGCCTGCCGGGTGTGCGCGTTACGGTGAACGCACCGTCCCCATGGACGATGCGCTGGTGCAGGTCGTGCTCGATATCGGGGGACGTCCGTACTATCGCGGTCCGCTGCCGTCGAAGCTGTACGATCATTTCCTGCGATCGTTCGCTGACAATGCAAAAGCCACGGTGCACGTGCGGGTCCTGCGCGGCACCGATCGTCACCACATCGTGGAAGCGGCCATGAAGGGGCTGGGCCTCGCCCTGCGGGAAGCGCTCGTGGAGACCGGTGCGGTGTTCAGCACCAAGGGGTCGGTGACACTCGGGATCACGGACTGA
- the hisF gene encoding imidazole glycerol phosphate synthase subunit HisF, protein MLTRRVIVCLDVRGGRVVKGVNFVGLRDVGDPVALSERYELEGADEITFLDISASAEERATLLDVARRTAERLFIPLTIGGGIRTVDDVARALRAGADKVSLNSIAVQHPEILTLAAERFGAQCVVASIDAKRDGDGVYKVWVKGGREETKLEAVAWAEECVERGAGEILLTSIDRDGARTGYDLELTRAVTRAVNVPVIASGGAGAPEHLVDAVTKANADAVLVAGILHDGLTTVGALKAAMRDAGIAVRESIARTEAA, encoded by the coding sequence ATGCTCACCAGACGGGTCATCGTGTGTCTCGATGTGCGGGGCGGTCGTGTGGTGAAGGGCGTGAACTTCGTGGGATTGCGCGACGTCGGCGATCCGGTGGCGCTCTCCGAGCGATACGAACTGGAAGGGGCCGACGAGATCACGTTTCTCGATATCTCGGCCAGCGCCGAGGAACGGGCCACGCTGCTGGACGTGGCGCGACGCACGGCGGAACGCCTGTTCATTCCGCTCACCATTGGCGGCGGTATCCGCACGGTCGACGATGTGGCGCGGGCCCTCCGTGCCGGTGCCGACAAGGTGTCACTCAACTCCATCGCCGTGCAGCATCCGGAGATTCTCACGCTTGCCGCAGAACGGTTTGGTGCGCAGTGCGTGGTGGCCAGCATCGACGCCAAACGTGATGGGGACGGCGTGTACAAGGTGTGGGTGAAAGGTGGACGGGAAGAAACCAAGCTCGAGGCGGTGGCCTGGGCGGAGGAGTGCGTGGAACGCGGCGCCGGCGAGATCCTGCTCACCAGCATCGATCGGGATGGCGCGCGCACGGGATACGATCTCGAACTCACACGCGCCGTGACCAGAGCGGTGAACGTGCCGGTGATCGCCTCCGGCGGCGCGGGTGCACCGGAACATCTCGTGGATGCGGTGACGAAAGCGAATGCCGATGCGGTGCTGGTGGCCGGCATCCTGCACGACGGACTCACCACGGTGGGCGCATTGAAGGCCGCCATGCGTGATGCGGGCATTGCGGTACGTGAAAGTATCGCACGAACGGAGGCGGCATGA